The sequence CTCTACAGCAACTGGAGAGCAGTTGTCAAGGTAACGGCCACCTCATCATCACCTAGTTATTAATGAGTCTCTAAACAGTTATTAATGAGTCTCTAAACAGTTATTAATGAGTCTATAAACTGTTATTAATGAGTCTATAAACTGTTATTAATGAGTCTATAAACTGTTATTAATGAGTCTATAAACTGTTATTAATGAGTCTCTAAACAGTTATTAATGAGTCTCTAAACAGTTATTAATGATTATATTAAGTTTTTAATGAGTGCATTATATGTTATTAATGAGTCTATTAAGTTATTAATGAGTCTATTAACAGTTATtaatgataatattaataaGTCTTATCAGTTATTAATGATGTCATTAATAACAGATTCAGGCGTCTGTGAAGATGTGGTTGGAGAGCAGAAAGTATCGAGATCGACTGAGTTTCTTCAAACGTCACgtgagtctgtgtgtctgtgtgtgtgtgtgtgtgtgtgtgtgtgtgtgtgtgtgtgtgtgtatgtgtaaagaTGTTAtgtaagtgtgcgtgtgtgtagtaactgtgtgtgtgtgtaataactgtgtgtttttgtgtgtgtagtaactgtgtgtgtgtgtgtgtgtgtgtgtaaagatgttatgtaagtgtgcgtgtgtctagtaactgtgtgtgtgtgtgtgcatattaactgtgtgtgtagtaacttgtgtgtgtgtagtaagtGTGTGTagtaactttgtgtgtgtgtagtaactgtgtgtgtgtgtgtgtgtgtgtgtgtgtgtgtgtgtgtgtgtgtagtaactgtgtgtgtgtgtgtgtgtgtgtgtgtgtgtgtgtgtgtgtaataactgtgtgtgtgtccacaggtTGGTGCTGTGATAAAGATCCAGGCTTTCTTCAGAGCCAACCGAGCTCGAGAGGAATACAGGATGCTGGGTAATGAGAGCTGACCAATCACCACACAGCATTACTTCACTCACCTTATTATTGGTTTCAAAAATTCATGGAGTGTCACTGTGACTCATCATTAAGCCACGCCCCTCTCCTGTCTCAGTGCACTCGGCCACGCCCCCTCTGTCCGTGGTCAGGAAGTTTGTCCACCTGCTGGACCGCGGCGACGGTGACATCACCGAGGAGGCGGAGCTTCTGCGTCTGAGGGAGGAAGTCGTCCGGAGTATCCGCTGCAACCGCCAGCTGGAGGCAGACCTGCACCTGATGGACCTGAAGATCGGCCTTCTGGTCCGCAACAGAGCCACGCTGCAGGTAACCTGCTCACCTGTCTCACCTGTCCTACTAAAACACAGGTAACCACTCACCTGTCCTACTAAAACACAGGTAACCTCTCGCCTGTCTCACCTGTCCTACTAAAACACAGGTAACCACTCACCTGTCCTACTAAAACATAGGTAACCTCTCACCTGTCCTACTAAAACACAGGTAACCTCTCACCTGTCCTACTANNNNNNNNNNNNNNNNNNNNNNNNNNNNNNNNNNNNNNNNNNNNNNNNNNNNNNNNNNNNNNNNNNNNNNNNNNNNNNNNNNNNNNNNNNNNNNNNNNNNNNNNNNNNNNNNNNNNNNNNNNNNNNNNNNNNNNNNNNNNNNNNNNNNNNNNNNNNNNNNNNNNNNNNNNNNNNNNNNNNNNNNNNNNNNNNNNNNNNNNNNNNNNNNNNNNNNNNNNNNNNNNNNNNNNNNNNNNNNNNNNNNNNNNNNNNNNNNNNNNNTCTCACCTGTCCTACTAAAACACAGGTAACCTCTCACCTGTTCTACTGCTAAAACACAGGTGACAACttacctgtctctgtctgtctctctctgtctgtctgtatctctgtctctctctgtctctctgtctctgtctcacagGAAGTGGTGTCTCACTGTAAGAAGCTGACTAAGAAGAACAAGGAGCAGCTGTCGGACATGATGGACGTGGAGAGGAGCAAAGGACTGAAAGCTCTGAGccgagagaggagagagagactggagGCCTACCAGCACCTGTTCTACCTGCTGcaggtacacacatacacacagatacacaaacacacacaaccacacaatcacacagagatatacacacagagagagactaGAGGCCTACCAGCGCCTGTTATACCTGctgcagggacacacaaacatgctggcatggcgtgtgtgtgtgtgtgtgtgtgtgtgtgtgtgtgtgtgtgtgtgtgtgtgtgtgtgtgtgtgtgtgtgtgtatagaccCAGCCTGTGTACCTGGCCCAGCTGATCTTCCTGATGCCTCAGAGTCGCTCCACCAGCTTCATGGAGATGTTGGTGTTCAGTCTGTTTAACTACGGCTCAGACAGCAGGGAGGgcttcctgctgctgcagctgttcACCACCGCACTCACACAGGAGATCaggtacatacacacacacacacacacacacagacatacataagGTGGACACAGGAAGGGGCGGGACTTCCTGCACCCTGTTTGTGACCTTGTAGTAACGTGTCTCTTCTGTTGCCAGGGAGAAGGTGGAGCAGCCTCAGGACGTCGTCACCGGGAACCCCACCGTCATCAAGATGCTGGTGAACTTCTACCGCCACGCTCACGGTCAGAACTCCTTGCGGGAGTCCCTGGGTCCGGCTCTGCAGGACGTCCTGCTGGACCGCACGCTCAGCATCCGGACGGACCCGGTGGACGTCTATAAAACTTGGATCAATCAGACCGAGACGCAGACCGGACACAAAAGGTCAGAAAAGAAACCCATCTATCTGACACACCAGACTCCGTGtatataatcactactttacccAACAGACTCCATGTATATAATCACCATAGACCGAATGTGGCACATAACGTGACGCaacatggcattttattttgattgcatTTTAACTTGTCCAGTGGTGCAAGTACATTTCCCCGGACAAGCCTTAAGGTTGAGTCCtgggacagaaactaaataaactaccaaaagccgtttTGGTTcctctttccactgttccaacaatcaccactctggtctgtttggaataaactcttaattcacccatttacatgtagagatatgctgctctatacatgctaaaagtagtgattatttaaatagagtctggtggagatgtgctgctctatacacgcaaATAGTGATTATGTGGTAATGGGATTTCGGgcatgttgacatgttgttgCCCCCCCCTCCGGTTGTTCCCCCCAGCTCTCTGCCCTACGAGGTCTCCCCCGCCGACGCTCTGAGTCACCCTGAAGTCCAGAGACGCATCGACATCGCCATCATCAACCTCAAGAACCTGACAGACCGCGTCCTCAACGCCATCACCTCCAACCTGCACAGACTGCCGTACGTCTCCAcccattgtgtgtctgttgcagtGTTGTCACAgcgttgtgtgtctgttgcagtGTTGTCACAgcgttgtgtgtctgttgcagtGTCATAACAGCATGGTGTGTCTGTTGCAGTGTTGTCACAgcggtgtgtgttgtgtgtctgttgcagtGTCATAACAGCATGGTGTGTCTGTTGCAGTGTTGTCACAgcggtgtgtgttgtgtgtctgttgcagtGTTGTCACAgcgttgtgtgtctgttgcagtGTCATAACAGCATGGTGTGTCTGTTGCAGTGTTGTCACAGCGTTGTGTGTCTGTTCCAGTGTTGtcacagctttgtgtgtgtgttggagtgttGTCAaagcattgtgtgtctgtggcagTGTTGtcacagctttgtgtgtgtgttggagtgttGTCAaagcattgtgtgtctgtggcacTGTTGTCACAGcgctgtgtgtctgttgcagTGTTGTCACAGCGTTGTCTGTCTGTTGCAGTGTTGTCAaagcattgtgtgtctgtggcagTGTTGTCACAgcgttgtgtgttgtgtgtctgttgcagGTACGGGTTGCGCTACACGGCGAAGGTGCTCAGAGACGCTCTGAAAGCAAAGTTTCCTGACGCCAGCGAGGAGGAACTCTATAAGGTGAGATCCAGGATCTAGACCCAGCCAGAAACCTGGTGAGATCCAGGATTTAGAACCAGCCAGAAACCTGGTGAGATCCAGGATTTAGAACCAGCCAGAAACCAGGTGAGATCCAGGATTTAAATATGGCCAGAAACCTGGTGAGATCCAGGATTTAAATATGGCCAGAAACCAGTTGAGATCCAGGATTTAGATCCAGCCAGAAACCAGTTGAGATCCAGGATTTAAATATGGCCAGAAACCAGTTGAGATCCAGGATTTAGATCCAGccagaaaacagagtgagatCCAGGATTTAAATATGGCCAGAAACCTGGTGAGATCCAGGATTTAAATATGGCCAGAAACCAGTTGAGATCCAGGATTTAGATACAGccagaaaacagagtgagatCCAGGATTTAGACCTAGAGAGAAACCAGGGTGTGATCCAGGATTTAGACCGAGCTAGAAACTTGTAACCTACAGGCCAGGCCTACAGGCAAGTTGTACCCTCCAGGCCAGTTGTACCCCTAGAGGTCAGTTGTACCCTCCAGGCCAGTTGTACCCCTAGAGGCCAGTTGTACCCTCCAGGCCAGTTGTACCCTACAGTCCAGTTGTACCCTCCAGGCCAGTTGTACCCCTTGAGGCCAGTTGCACCCTACAGTCCAGTTGTACCCTCCAGGCCAGTTGTACCCCTAGAGGTCAGTTGTACCCTCTCTAGTCAGTACATGGTTTAGAGTTCAGTTTCCTGTCCTCAGATCGTGGGGAACCTGGTCTACTACCGCTACATGAACCCGGCCGTCGTGGCACCGGACGGCTTTGACGTGGTGGACCGCTCGGCGGGCTCGGCCCTGCAGCCGGAGCAGCGCCATATCCTGGGCTCCATCGCCCGCACGCTGCAGCACGCCGCCGCCAACAAGCACTTCCACGGGGACGGGTACCACGTCAGGGCCCTAAACCAGTACATCAGCCAGACGCACCGCCGGTTCAGGTAACGTCACGGTGATGCCATAGATGGCTCAGGTAACTGAGACATGGTGATGTCATGCTAACAAGAAGTTCCTGGGTGgggtgtgtgtgatgtcatgGTGCTGTTGTGGGGTGTGTGATGTCATGGTGATGTCGTGCTAACAGGAAGTTCCTGGGGGGGGTGTGTGACGTCCCTGAACCAGAAGACAGATTCAACATGGACGAATACTCAGAGCTGCTCATCGTCAACAAGCCGGTCGTCTACATGTCTGTCAGCGAGctgctcaacacacacacagtcagtacacacacacacaagcacacacacacacagtcagtacacacacacacacagtcagtacacacacacacacacacaatgtcaatgtcaatgtcaattttatttctatagcacatttaaaaacaacagcagtttaccaaagtgctgaacagggttggtatcaaatacataaataacaagtgtaaaaaaaaccactgcaaccaaaatacatcacagggagacaaacaacactttaaaatatctcaatccaggttaacgagggttaaaagccacagcaaacaggtgcgtcttaagcagtgatttaaatgtttgtaaggACTGTGCCGCTTTAATAtgcatggggaggttgttccataggGTGGGGGCGCCCACTGCAAAGGCTCTATCGCCcttattttttagctttgatCTAGGGACGTCCAAGAGCAGCTGATTTGACtgatttgacacacacacacacacaaacaagcacacacacacacacacagtcagtacacacacacacacacacacacacacacagtcagtacac comes from Etheostoma cragini isolate CJK2018 unplaced genomic scaffold, CSU_Ecrag_1.0 ScbMSFa_1773, whole genome shotgun sequence and encodes:
- the LOC117940136 gene encoding ras GTPase-activating-like protein IQGAP3; protein product: MRQTLRHGREGTSGLTVLTCVCLQSHWRRFVQQRTYRRRLQFLYSNWRAVVKIQASVKMWLESRKYRDRLSFFKRHVGAVIKIQAFFRANRAREEYRMLVHSATPPLSVVRKFVHLLDRGDGDITEEAELLRLREEVVRSIRCNRQLEADLHLMDLKIGLLVRNRATLQEVVSHCKKLTKKNKEQLSDMMDVERSKGLKALSRERRERLEAYQHLFYLLQTQPVYLAQLIFLMPQSRSTSFMEMLVFSLFNYGSDSREGFLLLQLFTTALTQEIREKVEQPQDVVTGNPTVIKMLVNFYRHAHGQNSLRESLGPALQDVLLDRTLSIRTDPVDVYKTWINQTETQTGHKSSLPYEVSPADALSHPEVQRRIDIAIINLKNLTDRVLNAITSNLHRLPYGLRYTAKVLRDALKAKFPDASEEELYKIVGNLVYYRYMNPAVVAPDGFDVVDRSAGSALQPEQRHILGSIARTLQHAAANKHFHGDGYHVRALNQYISQTHRRFRKFLGGVCDVPEPEDRFNMDEYSELLIVNKPVVYMSVSELLNTHTLLLDHQEVLCPDPSDPLRLLLNDLGSVPSLQELTGDSSSAADPGSEVSLTLTNKFDIFSESEDKPDARGLLLSTKQLIIDVIRTQSGDSLRDILRASGSHDQEACHDWLMRRRAQQDARTPSKMKRNESLVANGNLRLEEKKRKILRCLRRLEGLGVLRPPNADDHILQMIAKDIRQQRVHRQRRGAELRKLRQTLRCLQDKSSFHSEQVDYYRHYITSCLDQLGQRSKSTNKKKLPALSYSAARLQEKGVLLEIQDLPPAQFKNVVFDIVPGAQNGTFNVKARFLGIEMEEFPLKYQDLLQLQYEGVAVMKMFDKAKINVNLLIFLLNKKFFKK